Proteins from a genomic interval of Candidatus Kapaibacterium sp.:
- a CDS encoding T9SS type A sorting domain-containing protein, translating into MKKYIVFILLLFATLSVHSQIHSVTNLNISNDRGATLSWNYGFGVSHLATDGVDKELGEFDLPPAPPEGLYVYFEYIYNRFGMDEIISTNMDIKALPEEEHFYIKHKLNIKWGFSKEVYIKWNNLAFSEHVDSVFIKDALNGQFIKADMKQKDSLLLRNNAFTVFYIHVYYSKNAASIIEDDENISDYEVFPNPVVDILSFGKKDFNDLIVYSIDGRVMTRFTGNQLMSVNNLPQGLYFYLIDGIHYGKFIKQ; encoded by the coding sequence ATGAAAAAGTATATTGTTTTTATTTTGCTTTTGTTTGCCACTTTAAGTGTGCATTCACAAATTCATTCTGTTACAAATTTGAATATCAGTAACGACCGCGGAGCTACGCTAAGTTGGAATTATGGGTTTGGAGTTTCTCATTTGGCAACTGACGGAGTTGATAAAGAATTAGGCGAATTTGATTTGCCACCTGCTCCACCCGAGGGTTTATATGTCTATTTTGAATATATCTATAACCGATTTGGAATGGATGAAATCATTTCCACTAATATGGACATCAAAGCATTACCGGAAGAGGAACATTTTTATATCAAGCACAAATTGAATATTAAATGGGGATTTTCTAAGGAAGTCTATATTAAATGGAATAATCTTGCTTTTTCCGAACATGTTGATTCAGTCTTTATCAAAGACGCCCTTAACGGGCAATTTATCAAAGCCGACATGAAGCAAAAGGATTCCCTATTACTCAGAAATAATGCATTTACGGTTTTTTACATTCATGTATATTATTCTAAAAATGCGGCAAGTATCATCGAAGATGACGAAAATATTTCAGATTATGAAGTTTTTCCAAATCCCGTTGTTGATATTTTATCGTTTGGAAAAAAGGATTTTAATGATTTAATCGTTTACTCAATTGATGGTAGAGTCATGACCCGATTTACAGGAAATCAATTAATGTCGGTTAATAATCTGCCACAAGGACTTTATTTTTATTTGATTGATGGTATTCATTACGGAAAATTTATAAAACAATAA
- a CDS encoding T9SS type A sorting domain-containing protein, which produces MNKRFTIYMMLLLLPMISIGNSASLFSQNDVKPVLRNYYDTRLCGTERNKEILILLEVGNVALKDSLYGFDFSVSYDPELIKFETPVYINTLAEFFEWKDINFALDHGKVKGYALANHPMGGNKPLIGFLGKYIHDCNVATPLVLEYLEFTDDFQKNVINSDTLWIKPNMVENPDYIYNIAIEEELFVFEDEDTKLFQSKIEYVSNVSNEDLSFDVRIDSDNYVIEAIEPLNSSFEILEQNVLQDGVNLKVKLNDLNPDIYEFSILLREIRKDSNQTYKLNVVPLQLSECNCVSEYNGDFVEIRTVIDGQDTTVSVVEDKHYSNYIKVLTDDVYVTIDNQSANSMKAIYLFNYEGKLVNTFLNISHVRYSIDKSHLTPGVYFLNIQMSDLVFVKKAVLIYN; this is translated from the coding sequence ATGAACAAGCGTTTTACGATATATATGATGTTGTTACTGTTGCCGATGATTTCCATCGGCAACAGTGCCTCATTATTTTCGCAAAACGATGTGAAACCCGTACTTAGAAACTATTATGATACAAGACTTTGCGGAACCGAACGCAACAAAGAGATTTTAATATTGTTAGAAGTCGGGAATGTCGCTCTTAAAGATTCATTATACGGTTTTGATTTTTCTGTCTCTTATGACCCGGAGTTGATTAAGTTTGAAACTCCTGTTTATATAAATACATTAGCTGAATTCTTTGAATGGAAAGATATTAACTTTGCATTGGATCATGGAAAAGTTAAGGGATATGCTTTGGCAAACCATCCAATGGGTGGCAATAAACCTTTGATTGGTTTTTTGGGCAAATATATTCATGACTGCAACGTTGCAACTCCACTCGTTTTGGAATATCTCGAATTTACCGATGATTTCCAAAAAAATGTAATCAATTCCGACACTCTTTGGATTAAACCAAATATGGTCGAAAATCCTGACTATATTTACAACATTGCAATCGAAGAAGAATTATTCGTTTTTGAAGATGAAGATACAAAATTGTTCCAATCTAAAATTGAATATGTATCGAATGTTAGTAATGAAGATTTGAGTTTTGATGTTAGAATCGATTCCGATAATTATGTTATCGAAGCTATCGAACCCTTAAATTCATCATTCGAGATTTTAGAACAGAACGTTTTGCAAGATGGCGTGAATCTAAAAGTGAAATTAAATGATTTGAATCCTGATATTTACGAATTCTCAATCTTGTTACGTGAAATTAGAAAAGATTCGAACCAAACATACAAGCTGAATGTAGTACCTTTACAATTGAGCGAATGTAATTGCGTTTCAGAATATAATGGTGATTTTGTCGAAATTAGAACTGTAATTGATGGTCAAGATACCACTGTTTCAGTCGTAGAAGACAAACACTACTCAAATTATATCAAAGTATTGACTGATGACGTTTATGTTACAATAGACAACCAATCAGCAAACTCTATGAAAGCAATATATTTATTCAATTATGAAGGTAAATTGGTGAATACTTTCTTGAATATATCTCACGTGAGATATAGTATTGATAAAAGTCATCTGACTCCTGGAGTATATTTTTTGAATATACAAATGTCAGACTTGGTTTTTGTAAAAAAAGCAGTTTTAATATACAATTAG
- the rlmD gene encoding 23S rRNA (uracil(1939)-C(5))-methyltransferase RlmD yields MPSKRKKDIIIRDLSIEAIGFEGVAVGRHEEIVCFVKGAVPGDVIDAKVKRKKKKYYECRVEQIHEFSADRVEPPCIHFGVCGGCTWQQLDYDKQLYWKRRNIEDLFRRIAKIEVGEYLPYLYSEHMYGYRNKMEFSFSANRWLTDEEIAKDDEISDKNFALGLHLPGRFDKILNIENCHLQQNTANIILNEVRTQGSKAGMSAYHVTKHHGFLRHLTIRYSLAQDAFMVILTTAEISSDSEMKFVNDICQRLIEIIPNMKSFVHALNISHNAVMIESYKVLHGDEYLVESVCGVEFRISPFSFFQTNSYMLNPFIGKIVESAAIRADDIVWDLYCGTGSISLPASKSAKSVYGLELSESSIADAKANAEFNGIENCVFSVLDLHGKNATESISQLPSPDVIIVDPPRAGIQQNIIDILLSSDCRRIVYVSCNPATQARDCALLTEKYSVTSILPVDMFPQTYHIESIAILDRIQ; encoded by the coding sequence ATGCCTTCTAAACGAAAAAAAGATATAATCATTAGGGATTTGAGCATCGAAGCAATCGGATTCGAAGGTGTTGCCGTTGGGCGACACGAGGAAATCGTTTGCTTTGTCAAAGGTGCCGTTCCCGGTGATGTGATTGATGCTAAAGTCAAACGCAAAAAGAAAAAATATTACGAATGTCGCGTAGAGCAAATTCACGAATTTTCTGCCGATAGGGTCGAACCACCTTGCATTCATTTCGGCGTTTGTGGTGGATGCACATGGCAGCAACTCGATTATGACAAGCAACTGTACTGGAAGCGTCGAAACATCGAAGATTTGTTCCGAAGAATTGCAAAAATCGAAGTCGGAGAATATTTGCCTTATCTTTATTCCGAGCATATGTATGGCTATCGCAACAAAATGGAATTTTCATTTTCGGCAAATAGATGGCTGACCGATGAGGAAATCGCAAAAGATGATGAAATTTCTGACAAAAATTTTGCTTTGGGTTTGCATTTACCCGGAAGATTTGATAAGATTCTGAATATCGAAAATTGTCATTTGCAGCAAAACACCGCAAATATTATATTGAATGAAGTCCGAACGCAAGGCTCTAAAGCCGGAATGAGCGCCTATCACGTCACTAAACATCACGGATTTTTGCGACACCTTACAATTCGTTATTCATTGGCACAAGATGCATTCATGGTTATTTTGACTACGGCTGAAATTTCAAGCGATTCCGAAATGAAGTTTGTGAACGATATTTGCCAACGATTAATCGAAATTATTCCGAATATGAAATCCTTTGTTCACGCTCTCAATATTTCGCATAATGCTGTAATGATTGAGTCCTACAAGGTTCTTCATGGTGATGAATATCTCGTTGAATCTGTTTGTGGCGTGGAATTCCGAATTTCGCCATTTTCATTTTTCCAAACAAATTCCTATATGTTGAATCCATTTATCGGCAAAATCGTCGAATCTGCTGCTATCCGTGCCGACGATATTGTTTGGGATTTATACTGCGGAACGGGTTCGATTTCATTGCCGGCATCAAAATCGGCAAAATCAGTTTATGGCTTGGAATTGTCCGAATCATCTATTGCAGATGCTAAAGCCAATGCCGAATTCAACGGAATTGAAAATTGCGTATTCTCGGTGCTTGATTTGCATGGCAAAAACGCAACTGAATCTATTTCGCAATTGCCGTCTCCTGATGTCATCATCGTTGACCCACCAAGAGCCGGAATTCAACAAAACATCATTGATATTTTGCTCAGTAGTGATTGCCGTAGAATTGTTTATGTAAGTTGCAATCCGGCAACTCAAGCTCGAGATTGTGCCCTTCTCACCGAAAAATACTCTGTTACTTCGATATTGCCTGTGGATATGTTCCCGCAGACTTATCACATCGAATCAATCGCAATTTTAGACCGGATTCAATGA
- a CDS encoding T9SS type A sorting domain-containing protein, whose translation MKKFLLSAIMITVIAVIVNLPQTAIAQVFGEFNSITLVENKPYDEFTDGTLIPASAFSLGPNFNETNKKDGYYRVNLGFDFEFNGEIFNQAWISVNGYITLSPPPFLPSPNPQALFLDANSYPTNVIAPFWGDHYYRDETDFFTNGYVASEISYKTISEFDDSTGIERKVFIVQWKDLNINYHLDGEDVKSSVGNFQVRLYESYDEYSKQGDIEFAYGSIGPRNRPDITDTRVITRGAVAGIKGEGKIVGEGADFLNGLFFDRDIELASTRTDVTQNWQPSTGSDKRILFTASIRFNVAEWWGDGDVDFSKAIGNKHYNMPQSRFVTVNDVRLILKSVATGIPLDPVRRRAAYHADVNHNGRYYYNTAGEKINITRRSKVFTDDLPNEISSIKQVLFEANEYDAAWILRYIGAKIVELPWLLDTSVNYGKLAAEEHANHIKLGNITHLGNGKIQLPIYLNGALNHALGFKFDVNAEILDVIKYESESTNIMVMSNSNTIVVSGDGKFSNTDPVVILTLRLNDAALNLTNIRFNDNEVGDLNLVVNTIESSDVTTLTLSNTPNPFAENTLINVNIAQSGNYSLSVYDLQGNLVKEIFNEDLTADVHSYMWNGSDMNGNNVANGVYIYKLRGSGVNVSETMILNR comes from the coding sequence ATGAAAAAATTTCTATTGAGTGCGATAATGATAACAGTAATTGCTGTAATCGTCAATCTGCCTCAAACAGCAATTGCTCAGGTGTTCGGTGAATTCAATAGCATCACTCTGGTTGAAAACAAACCATATGATGAATTTACTGATGGAACTTTAATACCTGCCAGTGCGTTTTCGTTAGGACCTAACTTTAACGAAACAAACAAAAAAGATGGATACTATCGTGTTAATCTCGGATTCGATTTCGAGTTTAACGGAGAAATCTTCAACCAAGCGTGGATTAGTGTTAATGGGTATATTACCTTGTCACCACCTCCATTCTTGCCATCGCCAAATCCACAAGCTCTATTTTTGGATGCGAATAGCTATCCAACTAATGTAATCGCTCCTTTTTGGGGTGACCACTATTATAGAGATGAAACAGACTTCTTTACTAACGGTTACGTTGCTTCAGAAATATCATACAAAACTATCTCTGAATTTGATGATAGTACAGGAATAGAAAGAAAGGTATTTATCGTACAATGGAAAGATTTGAATATTAACTATCATCTTGATGGTGAAGATGTTAAATCAAGCGTTGGTAATTTCCAAGTTAGATTGTACGAATCTTACGATGAATATTCAAAACAAGGTGACATCGAATTCGCTTATGGTTCTATAGGACCACGTAATCGTCCCGATATTACTGATACTCGCGTTATCACAAGAGGCGCAGTTGCCGGTATCAAAGGCGAAGGCAAAATCGTTGGCGAAGGTGCTGACTTTTTGAATGGTTTATTTTTCGATAGAGATATCGAATTAGCCAGCACAAGAACTGACGTTACTCAAAATTGGCAACCCTCAACAGGTTCCGATAAGAGAATCCTCTTTACTGCAAGCATCAGATTTAATGTTGCTGAATGGTGGGGTGACGGAGACGTTGACTTCTCAAAAGCTATCGGTAACAAACATTACAATATGCCACAAAGTAGATTTGTGACTGTTAATGATGTAAGATTGATTTTGAAATCAGTCGCTACCGGTATTCCTTTAGATCCAGTTAGACGTCGTGCTGCTTATCATGCTGATGTTAATCATAATGGTAGATATTACTACAATACTGCCGGCGAGAAAATTAATATTACCAGAAGAAGCAAAGTATTTACTGATGATTTACCAAATGAAATTAGTTCTATCAAACAAGTTCTTTTTGAAGCTAATGAATATGATGCTGCTTGGATTTTGCGTTATATCGGTGCAAAGATTGTTGAGTTACCTTGGTTACTTGATACTTCTGTAAACTATGGTAAATTAGCTGCTGAAGAGCACGCTAATCATATCAAATTAGGTAATATTACTCATTTGGGTAATGGAAAAATCCAATTACCTATCTATTTGAATGGCGCTTTAAATCATGCACTTGGATTTAAATTCGATGTAAATGCCGAAATACTTGATGTTATCAAATATGAAAGTGAATCTACCAATATTATGGTTATGTCTAATTCTAATACTATTGTTGTATCCGGAGATGGTAAATTCTCAAATACTGACCCCGTTGTTATTCTTACTTTAAGATTAAATGATGCAGCTTTGAATTTAACAAACATTAGATTTAACGATAATGAAGTTGGTGACTTGAACCTTGTTGTTAATACAATCGAATCAAGTGATGTAACTACGCTAACCTTGTCAAATACTCCAAATCCATTTGCTGAAAATACACTTATCAATGTTAATATTGCCCAATCAGGCAACTATTCACTAAGTGTTTATGATTTGCAAGGTAATTTGGTAAAAGAAATCTTTAACGAAGATTTGACTGCAGATGTTCATTCTTATATGTGGAACGGCTCTGATATGAATGGTAATAATGTTGCCAACGGAGTCTATATCTACAAATTACGCGGAAGCGGTGTCAATGTTTCAGAAACAATGATTTTGAACAGATAA
- a CDS encoding glycosyltransferase family 9 protein, translating into MDLTIYKSDCKHFLGFVPCKPHKLYGVHCDGCEHYSKVEGNILIIKLGAIGDVIRTTPLLHRLWAEFPNHRIWWLTYSPDIIPASVDRVLNYDAESVEILKSIKFDLLINLDKDLQACALASSVQSRVKRGFIMGNAVPAPIDELANGKFLTGLFDDVSKANTKSYLEEIFEICGWKFAGEEYIMDCDTSVKWELHNQGKPVIGLNTGCGARWVSRLWSDANWVALIEKLQDAGYFPLLLGGKQEHEKNESFAAKTNCAYLGYFSLPNFISLVNHCDTVVSAVTMGMHIAMGLKKNLVLMNNIFNPAEFELYGRGEIVMPSKPCECYFTPKCKNTEYFCMDYLTVDAIFQAVRRTINS; encoded by the coding sequence ATGGATTTGACAATATACAAAAGCGATTGTAAGCATTTCCTTGGCTTCGTCCCTTGTAAACCGCACAAGCTCTACGGTGTTCATTGTGACGGATGCGAACACTATTCAAAAGTCGAAGGAAATATTCTTATTATCAAACTTGGAGCAATTGGCGACGTAATACGCACTACTCCTTTATTGCACAGATTATGGGCGGAATTCCCCAATCATCGTATTTGGTGGCTTACTTACAGCCCCGATATTATTCCTGCATCTGTCGATAGAGTGCTGAACTATGACGCTGAATCTGTCGAAATTTTGAAATCTATAAAATTTGATTTATTAATCAATTTAGATAAAGATTTGCAGGCTTGTGCGCTTGCTTCATCTGTCCAATCTCGCGTCAAACGCGGTTTCATTATGGGCAATGCTGTTCCGGCGCCGATTGATGAATTAGCAAATGGCAAATTCCTGACAGGACTATTCGATGATGTCAGTAAAGCAAATACCAAGTCTTACTTAGAAGAAATATTCGAAATATGCGGCTGGAAGTTCGCAGGTGAAGAGTATATCATGGATTGCGATACATCAGTCAAATGGGAGTTGCATAACCAAGGTAAACCCGTTATTGGCTTAAATACGGGCTGTGGTGCTCGATGGGTTTCGCGATTATGGTCTGATGCAAATTGGGTCGCTCTTATCGAAAAACTTCAAGATGCCGGTTATTTCCCATTATTGCTTGGTGGCAAGCAAGAGCACGAAAAAAACGAATCTTTTGCTGCTAAAACTAATTGTGCTTACCTCGGATATTTTTCTCTGCCAAATTTCATCTCATTAGTCAATCATTGCGATACGGTCGTTTCGGCGGTGACTATGGGCATGCACATTGCTATGGGGCTCAAAAAGAACCTCGTTTTGATGAATAATATTTTCAATCCCGCTGAATTCGAATTATACGGCAGAGGCGAAATTGTAATGCCCTCAAAGCCTTGCGAGTGCTATTTTACACCAAAATGCAAAAATACTGAATATTTTTGCATGGACTATCTAACTGTTGACGCCATATTTCAAGCCGTCCGTCGTACTATTAACTCCTAA
- a CDS encoding T9SS type A sorting domain-containing protein — MKLLLRLGKIRNAFLLSMVIGFIALTITDSYSQSNRPQIPKLSLMGQDESYDTDFYPDGRIWVPPTTTGAREFLVPVFITNNWYSYTNAEGVALYSVSPITSFQFSIFYNGQAVRAIGVEKAHPSFVSDLDYEPLANTFEFKTDDFEDDYYWYFLNPNKWEDSRDNESGRRIVIAGASGKELPNTDRLFTEYKVLLYVRFRVVAKSVEGDPGFQLLQTSPMYIDNRQVKYNDMDVARDFAWQHMTDYDVNNYRNLYNRVLIGPNRGRLDGDLFVPESYLDGLNNAPISEDDNNIILPGPLQDDGMWKSEPVLPGVITLKISDAVPRFRVASVTDDEYDSFDNGSLYHLPQVVTVDDNSPTVYGIANIKITNSTTKSRLSNIRIETDNDWLRISRSPLNENNTFRTTPRSGTAKWLDNGILGTELDPMFKTTLDDGDIFVRIEADPTRLTNKGEEPWGLHEGFITIHSDYAIVSPVRVRVLFYFLANPFEPSLTKTTPGGINLKVTNSAGAVGQSLNMVFGTGHRATDGVDLLYGERAYTTPLSASNFDVRFYPFPENPAIPYGFGDFAPNVNGPRSISRDIRNSKMAAGVNSYIYVARFNNAAQDYPIIVEWDTQDFPDGAQLFIRSVLQGDLSPATDMRLATPTGATTRAYTIQDPRVKEFRIEYTLPSTIRFVDSEGFPVIKFGWNLLSMPLKPTNSKWDVVYKNAINIPYAFVNTQYQQTEILKFGEGYFVKYPQTVDTNFAGAFITEVGVPNDYIRVYGGDAPDPGDPQYRGGWNLIGALSVETSIEGILFTPTPDGSLPNTDYTRRYDVWGYKTDLGYHPVSVLTPGLGYWIKTSGDGYLRLIHTPKNPIPENPGKNSASSLQDTKQNILDRSQLISVRDNAQKSTQLYVSNNTNLEVDNFELPPTPPLGLFDIRFKDNSYLTNATENVITLQGATYPVSFTVNNAETNLTFIDPVTGEVYGTIEAGKSGSVQIRNLPFNSVKIMKPTSSNVNSFAFSTYPNPATHNATMTINLPESGNVVVGLYDALGNQVAVLLNEEIAAGPYIHNVDLSAFASGSYTLRVVAGQFSTAAKLNIVK; from the coding sequence ATGAAACTCTTACTACGTTTAGGTAAAATCAGAAATGCCTTTTTACTGTCTATGGTTATTGGTTTTATAGCCTTGACAATTACTGATTCTTACTCACAATCTAACCGTCCTCAAATACCGAAATTGAGTTTAATGGGACAAGACGAATCCTATGACACTGATTTCTATCCGGATGGAAGAATTTGGGTCCCGCCAACCACAACAGGCGCTCGCGAATTTTTGGTACCTGTGTTTATTACAAACAATTGGTATAGCTATACAAACGCCGAAGGCGTTGCACTGTATTCGGTAAGTCCGATTACCAGTTTTCAGTTTTCGATTTTTTATAATGGTCAAGCTGTTCGTGCTATAGGTGTTGAAAAAGCACATCCGTCTTTTGTTAGTGACTTGGATTACGAACCATTAGCAAATACTTTCGAATTCAAAACTGATGACTTCGAAGATGATTACTATTGGTACTTCCTCAACCCTAATAAATGGGAAGATTCACGTGACAATGAATCAGGCCGCAGAATTGTTATTGCTGGCGCTTCGGGCAAAGAGCTCCCTAATACTGATAGACTATTCACAGAATATAAAGTTCTGTTGTATGTAAGATTCCGTGTTGTTGCAAAAAGCGTAGAGGGCGATCCTGGTTTTCAGTTGTTACAAACTTCGCCAATGTATATTGACAACAGACAAGTCAAATATAACGACATGGACGTTGCAAGAGATTTTGCATGGCAACACATGACTGACTATGACGTAAATAACTATCGCAATCTTTATAATCGTGTTTTGATTGGACCAAACAGAGGTAGATTGGATGGTGATTTGTTCGTACCTGAATCTTATTTAGACGGTCTGAACAATGCACCAATTTCTGAAGATGATAACAATATTATTCTTCCCGGTCCATTACAAGATGATGGGATGTGGAAATCAGAACCGGTACTTCCAGGTGTTATTACATTGAAGATTTCTGATGCGGTGCCAAGATTTAGAGTCGCATCAGTAACCGATGATGAATATGATTCATTTGATAATGGAAGTCTCTATCACTTACCTCAAGTTGTTACCGTTGATGATAATTCACCTACAGTTTATGGTATTGCTAATATTAAAATCACTAACAGTACAACAAAATCCAGACTTAGTAATATTCGTATCGAAACTGATAACGATTGGTTAAGAATAAGTCGCAGCCCACTTAATGAAAATAATACTTTTAGAACTACACCTCGTAGTGGAACTGCAAAGTGGTTAGACAATGGTATCTTAGGAACTGAATTAGACCCGATGTTTAAGACAACTTTAGATGATGGCGATATATTCGTAAGAATCGAAGCCGACCCTACAAGACTGACAAACAAGGGAGAAGAACCTTGGGGACTTCATGAAGGATTTATAACAATTCATTCTGATTATGCAATTGTTAGCCCGGTTAGAGTAAGAGTATTATTCTATTTCTTGGCTAATCCTTTCGAACCTTCATTGACTAAAACTACTCCGGGCGGTATTAATCTTAAAGTTACAAATTCTGCCGGTGCAGTCGGTCAATCTTTGAATATGGTTTTCGGTACAGGTCATAGAGCTACTGACGGTGTTGATTTACTATACGGAGAAAGAGCTTATACAACTCCTTTGTCAGCATCTAACTTTGATGTACGTTTCTACCCGTTCCCCGAAAATCCTGCAATTCCTTATGGTTTTGGTGATTTTGCACCAAATGTGAATGGTCCAAGAAGTATTTCGCGTGATATTAGAAATAGTAAAATGGCTGCAGGAGTTAACTCATATATTTATGTAGCTCGTTTCAACAACGCAGCACAAGACTATCCGATAATTGTTGAATGGGATACACAAGATTTTCCTGATGGAGCACAATTATTCATACGTTCGGTTCTCCAAGGCGATCTTTCACCTGCTACTGATATGAGATTGGCTACTCCTACTGGGGCAACAACACGTGCTTATACTATTCAAGACCCAAGGGTCAAAGAATTTAGAATTGAATATACTTTACCAAGTACAATACGTTTTGTTGATTCAGAAGGTTTTCCTGTAATTAAATTTGGTTGGAACTTGCTTTCTATGCCATTGAAACCAACTAATAGCAAATGGGATGTTGTTTACAAAAACGCTATTAATATCCCTTACGCTTTTGTGAATACTCAATATCAACAAACAGAAATCTTGAAATTTGGCGAAGGTTATTTTGTAAAATATCCTCAAACTGTTGATACAAATTTTGCAGGTGCTTTCATTACCGAAGTTGGCGTTCCTAATGACTATATTAGAGTTTATGGTGGCGACGCACCGGATCCGGGCGACCCACAATACAGAGGTGGTTGGAATTTGATTGGTGCTCTTTCGGTAGAAACAAGTATTGAAGGTATTCTTTTCACTCCAACTCCTGACGGTTCATTACCAAATACTGATTATACAAGACGTTATGATGTTTGGGGATACAAAACTGATTTGGGTTACCATCCAGTTTCTGTTTTAACTCCCGGTTTAGGCTATTGGATTAAAACTTCCGGCGATGGATACCTTAGATTGATTCATACACCTAAGAATCCTATTCCTGAAAATCCTGGAAAAAATAGTGCAAGTTCACTTCAAGATACAAAACAAAATATTCTTGACAGATCACAATTGATTAGTGTTCGTGATAACGCACAAAAATCTACTCAATTATATGTATCGAATAATACTAATTTGGAAGTTGACAATTTTGAATTGCCACCAACTCCACCATTAGGTTTGTTTGATATTAGATTTAAAGATAATAGTTACTTGACCAATGCTACAGAAAATGTAATCACTCTTCAAGGTGCTACATATCCGGTATCATTCACAGTTAACAATGCTGAAACTAATTTGACATTTATTGACCCTGTAACGGGCGAAGTTTATGGCACAATCGAAGCCGGCAAATCCGGTTCAGTTCAAATTAGAAATCTTCCGTTTAACTCTGTGAAAATCATGAAACCAACAAGTAGCAATGTCAATTCATTTGCATTCAGCACTTATCCAAATCCTGCTACTCATAATGCTACTATGACTATTAATTTACCTGAAAGCGGTAATGTAGTTGTTGGCTTATATGACGCCTTAGGTAATCAAGTTGCTGTATTGTTGAACGAAGAAATTGCAGCTGGTCCTTACATTCATAATGTTGATTTGTCTGCTTTTGCTTCCGGTAGCTACACTTTGAGAGTTGTAGCCGGTCAATTTAGCACTGCTGCCAAATTGAACATCGTGAAATAA
- a CDS encoding glycosyltransferase family 2 protein gives MADKTEETKTKPKEITVIPTASEPIAKKKKAFGNRENAHSNQADKDILMSVVIPLLDEEESLPELSLMLESELRKIAGSKWEVIFIDDGSTDKSFEVIKEINKRNKRFKCIRFRRNYGKSAALAVGFRQARGKYVATMDADLQDDPKELENLLNKIKEGYDLVSGWKKKRYDPISKTLPSKFFNFVTSIASGIKLHDFNCGLKLYRREVVKTVNVYGEMHRYIPALAHWEGFKVTELPVSHHPRQYGKTKFGLSRFVNGFLDLLTVLLTTRYMKRPLHFFGATGSLIAILGLCINIYLTIEWALGNTYLSNRPLALFGIGMIIVGVQFISIGLIAEIITKGLNESQSINYSIKEKIL, from the coding sequence ATGGCTGACAAAACCGAAGAGACTAAGACTAAACCAAAAGAAATTACCGTTATTCCGACTGCTTCTGAACCGATTGCCAAGAAAAAGAAAGCATTTGGGAATCGCGAAAATGCTCATAGCAACCAAGCAGACAAAGATATTCTAATGTCAGTGGTAATTCCATTGTTGGATGAAGAGGAATCTTTGCCCGAATTATCATTAATGCTTGAATCCGAATTGCGTAAAATCGCAGGAAGCAAATGGGAAGTCATTTTTATAGATGACGGCTCAACAGATAAATCCTTCGAGGTAATCAAGGAAATCAACAAACGAAACAAACGATTTAAGTGTATCAGATTTCGACGCAATTACGGCAAATCTGCCGCTCTTGCTGTTGGTTTCAGACAGGCACGCGGCAAATATGTCGCAACCATGGATGCCGATTTGCAAGACGACCCCAAAGAATTGGAGAATTTGCTTAACAAAATTAAAGAAGGGTACGACTTGGTGTCGGGATGGAAAAAGAAGCGTTATGACCCTATATCTAAAACATTACCCTCAAAGTTTTTCAATTTTGTTACATCAATTGCGAGCGGAATCAAATTGCACGATTTTAACTGCGGATTGAAACTTTACAGGCGCGAAGTTGTAAAAACGGTCAATGTTTATGGCGAGATGCACCGTTACATTCCTGCTTTGGCGCACTGGGAAGGCTTCAAGGTCACAGAATTGCCTGTTAGCCATCATCCTCGGCAATATGGAAAAACCAAATTTGGTCTTTCAAGGTTTGTCAACGGCTTTTTGGATTTGCTTACTGTATTGCTTACTACCAGATATATGAAGCGACCACTTCATTTCTTCGGAGCGACGGGTTCGCTGATTGCAATTCTTGGGCTATGTATCAATATTTATTTGACCATTGAATGGGCATTGGGAAATACTTATCTTAGTAATCGTCCCTTAGCTTTATTTGGAATCGGTATGATAATTGTTGGTGTCCAGTTCATATCAATAGGCTTGATTGCTGAAATCATCACCAAAGGATTGAATGAATCTCAGTCAATTAATTACAGTATCAAAGAAAAAATTTTATAA